One genomic window of Prochlorococcus sp. MIT 0801 includes the following:
- a CDS encoding TPM domain-containing protein yields MFSMGGNAFAYDNPELLPKEQTPIIDLAKTLSEKQRLDLENSLNSYEQETGWKIRVLSQYEKTPGLAVKDYWNLDETSLLIIADPRGGNLLSFNVGDAYFALMPRIFWVELQTRFGNQFYVRDNGEDGAILASIQAVETCLDRGGCEVVPGLPQEQWQWTLLTSLLGGIIAGFAASPRKENESFSIGWLLLLSPLWIMLFGIFGIAPVVTRTNDILPLMRNILGFIGSAIGAYLIAERKFKDPDLNKQS; encoded by the coding sequence ATGTTTTCAATGGGCGGAAACGCATTTGCATACGATAATCCTGAACTATTACCAAAAGAACAAACACCCATAATCGATCTCGCAAAAACTCTTAGTGAGAAACAAAGATTAGACTTGGAGAACTCACTAAATTCTTATGAACAAGAAACTGGGTGGAAAATAAGGGTTTTGTCGCAATATGAGAAAACTCCTGGTTTAGCAGTGAAGGACTATTGGAATCTTGATGAGACAAGTTTACTCATAATCGCTGATCCAAGAGGTGGAAATTTACTCAGTTTTAATGTTGGAGATGCATACTTTGCACTCATGCCCAGAATATTTTGGGTGGAATTACAAACTAGGTTTGGAAACCAATTTTATGTAAGAGATAATGGAGAGGACGGTGCAATCTTAGCTTCAATACAAGCAGTGGAGACCTGCTTAGACCGTGGTGGTTGTGAAGTTGTACCCGGCTTACCCCAAGAACAATGGCAATGGACTTTATTGACCTCTTTGTTGGGAGGGATAATTGCAGGTTTCGCAGCTTCTCCAAGAAAAGAAAATGAATCATTTTCAATAGGATGGCTTTTGCTCCTTTCTCCACTTTGGATAATGCTATTTGGAATTTTTGGCATTGCTCCTGTTGTAACAAGAACTAATGACATTTTGCCTTTAATGAGAAATATTTTGGGATTTATAGGCTCTGCAATTGGTGCTTATTTGATCGCAGAAAGAAAATTTAAGGATCCTGATTTAAACAAGCAAAGTTAA
- a CDS encoding class I SAM-dependent methyltransferase gives MIDPTARCPQWLVDRIGDSGGSISFYRYMDLVLNDPDNGFYSTGKLTIGKNGDFCTSPSLNNDFARLLAIQVVDWLLDMEKSGIDSKLLSIVEVGPGEGTLSRDLIVAIAEIEPDLISKIELVLVELNVGMRRRQEKVVNNLEGINYRWSSIEDLILRPVTGVVIANEVLDAFPVERLVFSDNKVFRQGVALKKMNDEYFLEFVDLKPTSRIVKFLKESNTLLKIEFPPKDICNRWVTEWHCDIPSWFRKLSKVLIDGSLLVVDYAMESKRYYNAMRKDGTLISYRNHVANSNVLKDAGFCDLTAHLCIESTINYALFNGWKFMGETRQGQALLALGLSNFLYSLQNTNNNDLSSALNRRESLLRLVDPMGLGDFRWLAFQKDNSDELILGNRFLEEPIN, from the coding sequence ATGATTGACCCGACCGCGAGATGTCCTCAATGGTTAGTTGATCGCATTGGAGATAGTGGCGGTTCAATTAGTTTCTACAGATATATGGATTTAGTATTAAATGATCCAGATAATGGATTTTATTCAACTGGAAAATTGACTATTGGTAAGAATGGAGACTTTTGTACTTCACCATCTTTGAATAATGATTTTGCACGTTTATTAGCTATTCAAGTAGTTGATTGGCTTCTTGATATGGAAAAATCAGGAATTGATTCGAAATTGTTATCTATTGTTGAGGTTGGTCCAGGAGAAGGGACTTTATCAAGAGACTTGATAGTGGCTATCGCTGAAATCGAACCTGATTTAATCAGTAAAATTGAGCTTGTATTAGTTGAATTAAATGTAGGGATGAGAAGACGACAAGAAAAAGTAGTTAATAATTTGGAGGGGATAAATTATCGCTGGAGCAGTATCGAAGATCTTATCTTAAGACCAGTAACTGGTGTCGTAATTGCTAATGAAGTTTTGGATGCATTCCCAGTAGAGAGATTGGTTTTTAGTGACAATAAAGTTTTTAGGCAGGGAGTTGCTTTAAAAAAAATGAATGATGAATATTTTTTGGAGTTTGTTGACCTCAAGCCTACTTCGAGGATTGTTAAATTTTTGAAAGAATCTAATACCCTTTTGAAAATTGAGTTTCCACCAAAGGATATTTGTAATAGATGGGTCACCGAATGGCATTGTGATATCCCGAGTTGGTTTAGAAAATTGTCTAAGGTTTTAATTGATGGCTCATTATTAGTTGTCGACTATGCGATGGAATCGAAGCGCTACTACAACGCAATGAGAAAAGACGGTACTCTTATTTCCTATAGAAATCATGTGGCAAACTCTAATGTTTTAAAAGATGCTGGCTTTTGTGATTTGACAGCTCATCTATGTATCGAATCAACCATTAATTATGCTCTGTTTAACGGATGGAAGTTTATGGGTGAAACCAGGCAGGGACAAGCTCTCTTGGCATTAGGACTTTCAAATTTTCTTTATTCTCTTCAAAATACTAATAATAATGATCTCTCATCGGCATTAAATCGTAGAGAGTCATTATTGAGGCTAGTTGATCCAATGGGACTGGGGGACTTTAGGTGGTTGGCTTTTCAGAAGGATAATAGTGATGAGTTGATTTTAGGAAACCGTTTTCTTGAAGAGCCAATTAACTGA
- the aroB gene encoding 3-dehydroquinate synthase: protein MNKDNHHIKVSLTNNPYEIVIGKNSLESIGDELFNIGFREGLKILVVSNKEVSDHYGDCIIKSLIKSKFKAKLLIIKAGEDQKNQSSIDLIHNAAYEARLERGSLMIALGGGVIGDMTGFAAATWLRGINVVQIPTTLLAMVDASIGGKTGINHSKGKNLIGAFHQPRLVLIDPKTLFTLPSREFKAGMAEIIKYGVISDLELFDLLERQENIADLSNIKEKLLIEIIKRSAKSKAEIVIKDEMESGIRAFLNYGHTFGHVIENLCGYGKWLHGEAVAMGMVAVGQLAVQRGLWKEDDAKRQKRLIEKAGLPSNWPKLEIESVLCSLQGDKKVKNGKVSFVMPLKIGDVKLFNNISNEEIRECLQKIS from the coding sequence GTGAATAAAGACAACCACCATATTAAAGTCTCTCTAACTAACAACCCATACGAAATAGTTATTGGAAAAAATAGTCTTGAAAGCATAGGAGATGAGCTATTTAATATTGGTTTTAGGGAAGGGCTAAAAATATTAGTCGTATCCAACAAGGAAGTCTCTGATCACTATGGTGATTGCATAATTAAAAGTTTGATTAAAAGTAAATTCAAAGCAAAGCTTTTAATAATAAAAGCTGGAGAAGATCAAAAAAATCAATCTTCTATAGATTTAATCCACAATGCGGCATATGAAGCGAGGTTAGAGAGAGGATCATTAATGATTGCACTTGGAGGTGGCGTGATTGGAGATATGACAGGCTTTGCAGCTGCTACATGGTTGCGTGGAATAAATGTAGTCCAAATCCCCACAACATTACTTGCCATGGTTGATGCTTCTATTGGTGGTAAAACAGGCATAAATCATTCGAAAGGTAAAAATCTTATAGGTGCTTTTCATCAACCTAGATTGGTTTTAATAGACCCTAAAACATTATTTACTCTCCCATCACGAGAGTTTAAAGCAGGTATGGCTGAAATAATAAAATACGGAGTTATATCAGACTTAGAACTATTCGATCTTCTAGAAAGGCAAGAAAATATTGCTGATCTTTCAAACATAAAAGAAAAACTACTAATAGAGATAATTAAGCGTTCTGCTAAATCTAAGGCAGAAATTGTTATAAAAGATGAGATGGAAAGTGGAATTAGAGCATTTTTAAATTATGGTCACACATTTGGCCACGTAATAGAAAATCTTTGCGGTTATGGGAAATGGCTTCATGGTGAGGCCGTAGCAATGGGTATGGTTGCAGTTGGTCAGTTAGCGGTACAGAGGGGACTTTGGAAAGAGGATGACGCGAAAAGGCAGAAACGATTAATAGAGAAAGCAGGCTTACCCTCTAATTGGCCCAAGCTTGAGATAGAAAGTGTTCTATGCTCACTTCAAGGAGACAAAAAAGTTAAGAACGGCAAGGTAAGTTTCGTTATGCCCTTAAAAATTGGTGATGTAAAATTATTTAATAACATTTCTAATGAAGAAATACGTGAATGCTTGCAAAAAATCAGTTAA
- a CDS encoding 5-(carboxyamino)imidazole ribonucleotide synthase, giving the protein MIGVVGGGQLAMLLIEAGKKRNVDVVVQTAAKTDPAAKKTNQIILHDPTNPEGTKLLAEKTRLITFENEWVDISSLLSLENNGVSFVPRLQSIRPLINKITQRELLNSLDIPCPDWLAIPLKKSSEIDLPADWGFPLMAKAAKGGYDGKGTKIIKNLKQLQEFLLVEREEQWMLEKWISFDKELSIVSSRDSKGIVRSLPIVETYQSKQVCDWVLAPADIKHDVELMVRNIAASLLAELEYVGVIAIEFFYGSEGLLVNEIAPRTHNSGHFSIDACSSSQFDQQICIASGINVPMPEMLVNGALMANLLGLQSNYATSLTQRLDDLRGIPGLNVHWYEKEEEKKGRKLGHVTYLLKNKDALSRKKEALDVLQTIRSIWPTS; this is encoded by the coding sequence ATGATTGGGGTCGTGGGCGGAGGACAGCTTGCAATGCTTTTGATTGAGGCTGGAAAGAAAAGAAATGTTGATGTAGTTGTTCAGACGGCAGCTAAAACTGATCCTGCTGCTAAAAAGACAAATCAAATCATTTTGCATGATCCTACTAATCCAGAGGGTACAAAACTTCTTGCTGAAAAGACCCGCTTGATTACTTTTGAGAATGAATGGGTTGATATCTCAAGTTTACTTTCTCTTGAAAATAATGGGGTTTCTTTTGTCCCTAGACTTCAATCAATAAGACCTTTAATTAATAAAATAACGCAAAGAGAGCTATTAAACAGTCTTGATATTCCCTGCCCTGATTGGTTGGCTATACCACTAAAAAAATCATCAGAAATAGATCTTCCTGCAGATTGGGGATTTCCTTTAATGGCAAAAGCTGCCAAAGGTGGATATGACGGAAAAGGAACTAAAATTATTAAAAATCTAAAGCAACTTCAAGAGTTTCTATTGGTTGAAAGAGAAGAGCAATGGATGTTAGAGAAATGGATCTCTTTTGATAAGGAATTATCCATTGTTTCTAGTAGGGATTCAAAAGGAATTGTCCGTAGCTTGCCAATTGTAGAGACATATCAATCTAAACAAGTATGTGACTGGGTCCTTGCTCCCGCTGATATCAAACATGACGTTGAGCTTATGGTTAGGAATATCGCAGCGTCGTTGCTTGCCGAGTTGGAATATGTGGGAGTTATTGCTATTGAATTTTTCTATGGATCTGAAGGATTACTTGTAAATGAAATAGCTCCAAGGACTCATAACTCAGGTCATTTTTCTATTGATGCTTGTAGCAGCAGTCAGTTTGATCAACAAATATGTATCGCCTCTGGTATTAATGTCCCCATGCCTGAAATGCTTGTTAATGGTGCTTTAATGGCAAACTTGCTTGGTTTACAAAGTAACTATGCAACATCACTTACCCAAAGATTGGATGATTTGAGGGGAATTCCCGGTTTGAATGTTCATTGGTATGAAAAAGAGGAAGAAAAAAAGGGCAGGAAGCTTGGACACGTTACATATCTCTTGAAAAATAAGGACGCTTTGTCTAGAAAAAAAGAAGCATTAGATGTTTTACAAACCATACGTTCAATTTGGCCGACCTCTTGA
- a CDS encoding DUF1824 family protein — MSTKNIDICKLEDLDKLRSAPRLNKKQSKNLLNQISHLIHKSDWITIGVMSPTLQRGIHAVRRIEEKFEYDEMKCITLPSSDGPVFLKANQKTGEIHARIEFGLGEGILISCQYYENSLNSKTIGPFPLDFFD; from the coding sequence ATGTCTACAAAAAATATTGATATATGCAAATTAGAAGATCTTGATAAATTGAGATCTGCACCAAGACTTAATAAAAAACAATCAAAAAACCTTTTAAATCAAATTAGCCATCTAATTCACAAATCAGATTGGATAACGATAGGGGTTATGTCACCTACATTACAAAGGGGAATACATGCCGTTAGAAGAATAGAAGAAAAATTTGAATACGATGAAATGAAATGCATCACATTACCTAGTTCTGACGGTCCAGTATTTTTAAAGGCAAACCAAAAGACCGGTGAAATTCATGCTAGAATTGAATTTGGTTTGGGTGAAGGCATATTAATTAGTTGCCAATATTATGAAAATTCATTGAACTCCAAAACAATTGGTCCTTTTCCATTAGATTTCTTTGATTGA
- a CDS encoding DUF1651 domain-containing protein has protein sequence MAKIDSPKCPIGWLIDPHHKWAINFDWKKVTSEQNTESFTIDMWGVVENGKPMQFKSRRKVTKEESLKTWNQLLSSNWIEFDFEMNKSA, from the coding sequence ATGGCAAAAATAGATAGTCCAAAATGCCCTATTGGATGGCTTATTGATCCCCATCATAAATGGGCAATAAACTTTGATTGGAAAAAAGTAACTAGTGAACAGAATACTGAATCTTTCACCATTGATATGTGGGGAGTAGTTGAAAATGGCAAACCTATGCAATTTAAAAGTAGAAGAAAGGTCACAAAGGAGGAGTCATTAAAGACATGGAATCAATTGCTCTCATCAAATTGGATTGAATTTGATTTTGAAATGAATAAAAGTGCTTGA